In Scyliorhinus torazame isolate Kashiwa2021f chromosome 9, sScyTor2.1, whole genome shotgun sequence, a single window of DNA contains:
- the LOC140429931 gene encoding LOW QUALITY PROTEIN: SRA stem-loop-interacting RNA-binding protein, mitochondrial-like (The sequence of the model RefSeq protein was modified relative to this genomic sequence to represent the inferred CDS: inserted 1 base in 1 codon), with the protein MVAAAAPSRKSIEIFVSRIPWTLAIKEIKEYFGQFGXVKKCLLPFDKETGFHRGLCWVGFNTEEGLQNALQKEPHLIEGAKLQVQRNRKLFQGRRPNKVTKSAS; encoded by the exons ATGGTAGCGGCGGCGGCTCCTTCCAGAAAGAGCATCGAGATTTTTGTGTCGCGGATCCCCTGGACCCTGGCCATCAAAGAAATCAAAGAATATTTTGGACAATTTG TTGTCAAGAAATGTCTTCTTCCATTTGACAAAGAAACTGGATTTCATAGAGGATTATGTTGGGTTGGCTTCAATACAGAAGAAGGGCTTCAGAATGCACTGCAGAAGGAACCACACCTCATCGAAGGTGCAAAGCTTCAAGTTCAGAGAAACAGAAAATTGTTTCAAGGGCGTAGACCAAATAAAGTCACCAAATCAGCAAGTTGA